Proteins encoded together in one Hevea brasiliensis isolate MT/VB/25A 57/8 chromosome 16, ASM3005281v1, whole genome shotgun sequence window:
- the LOC110658694 gene encoding uncharacterized protein LOC110658694: MGNVVSPCFHSTRSSSVKLIFWEGTTRILTGKHIAGEIMFDNPDKIVCHADSFFIGHPLPALDINDELRPGQTYFVFPIDRISCNHVLSAASLAALTSSSSPRPAPINFGEYDPFQYVKGANGRILIKVVPEFIIRLLNRGKEEENGGSASPGNNNGNSFLCSTPELKKHYEQLVGSREQTWSPKLETISECKIRYSPCRFLGLEWKQKEENDA; encoded by the coding sequence atGGGAAATGTTGTATCTCCATGTTTCCATTCAACAAGGTCTTCATCAGTGAAGCTAATCTTTTGGGAAGGAACCACAAGGATTCTTACAGGGAAACACATAGCAGGAGAGATCATGTTCGATAATCCGGACAAGATTGTTTGCCATGCAGATTCTTTCTTCATTGGCCACCCTCTACCAGCCCTGGACATTAATGATGAGCTCAGGCCAGGCCAAACCTACTTTGTCTTTCCTATAGATCGCATCTCTTGCAACCATGTTCTATCTGCAGCTTCTCTTGCAGCCTTAACCAGCTCCTCCAGCCCTAGACCAGCACCTATCAATTTCGGTGAGTATGATCCTTTCCAATACGTGAAGGGTGCAAATGGTAGGATTCTGATAAAGGTGGTGCCTGAATTCATAATAAGGCTTCTAAATAGAggtaaagaagaagaaaatggtgGGTCTGCTAGTCCTGGTAATAATAATGGTAACAGCTTTCTTTGTAGCACACCAGAGTTGAAGAAGCACTATGAACAGCTTGTTGGGTCTAGAGAACAAACATGGTCACCTAAACTTGAGACCATTTCCGAGTGCAAAATTAGGTATTCTCCTTGCAGATTTTTAGGGTTGGAGTGGAAACAAAAAGAAGAGAATGAtgcataa